One Brachybacterium aquaticum genomic region harbors:
- a CDS encoding DEAD/DEAH box helicase gives MRAGRASELLADLSAPLIRRDCLTHIERRPAREGRRGTFAEWTDPRLLTHLASRGITAPWIHQEQAARLAHDGRDVVLATATASGKSLAYLLPVLTAIGARELDIEARRATTLYLSPTKALAADQLTNITAMADGAGIRDARVAVYDGDTPTEQRRWVRRHGTIVLTNPDMLHFGILPGHEQWAHFFRALRYVVIDECHSYRGVFGSHVAMVIRRLRRIAAHYKADPTFILASATTANPELSASRLIGRDVEAVTEDGSPRAGLTIGLWEPGTRARVDGRGDPAHRDDSVLASIDEEADEEADQAGDPSGSDSGGGAARREDPLRRSATSEAAALLADLVEREVQTLVFARSRRGAELISTGAQRLLGQKAERSGNGELARRAQQVAAYRGGYLARDRRALEDSLRSGELRALASTNALELGIDIAGLDAVLVAGWPGTRASLWQQFGRAGRRQDTGGGALAMFVAREDPLDTYVVHHPETVFGAEVEAAVFDPANPYVMTPHLCAAASELAIRDGEEEIFGPTARDLLMTLARRGVLRSRPTGWYWTLSESAHELTDLRGSGGEPVRIVEESSGVLLGTVDSASAHTQVHDGAVYLHQGTSYVVNHLDVDQAVAFVHREDPLHSTHPLAASSLRIRQVDREIDWADGVRLCFGTVDVTDQVTGYQVRDVYTQAFLAEHPLDLPPRTLTTKAVWWVIPRARTDAAGIPSDELPGALHAAEHAAISMLPLLATCDRWDIGGLSALQHEDTGEPSIFVYDGAPGGAGFAERGADDAAAWVRATADMIAECSCEAGCPACVVSPKCGNGNEPLSKSQAAALLELLHE, from the coding sequence ATGCGGGCAGGCAGGGCATCCGAGCTCCTCGCTGATCTCAGCGCCCCGCTGATCAGGCGCGACTGCCTCACCCACATCGAGCGGCGGCCCGCGCGCGAGGGCCGCCGGGGCACGTTCGCCGAGTGGACCGACCCGCGCCTGCTCACCCATCTCGCGAGCCGCGGCATCACCGCCCCATGGATCCACCAGGAGCAGGCCGCGCGTCTCGCCCACGACGGTCGCGACGTGGTCCTCGCCACGGCCACCGCCTCCGGCAAGTCCCTCGCCTACCTGCTGCCCGTCCTCACCGCGATCGGGGCCCGGGAGCTGGACATCGAGGCGCGACGGGCGACGACGCTCTACCTCTCGCCCACCAAGGCGCTCGCCGCGGACCAGCTCACCAACATCACCGCCATGGCCGACGGCGCCGGGATCCGCGACGCCCGCGTGGCCGTGTACGACGGGGACACCCCCACCGAGCAGCGCCGCTGGGTGCGCCGCCACGGCACGATCGTGCTCACCAACCCCGACATGCTCCACTTCGGGATCCTGCCCGGCCACGAGCAGTGGGCCCACTTCTTCCGCGCCCTGCGCTACGTCGTCATCGACGAGTGCCACAGCTATCGCGGCGTGTTCGGCAGCCATGTCGCGATGGTGATCCGGCGCCTGCGCCGCATCGCCGCGCACTACAAGGCCGACCCCACCTTCATCCTCGCCTCCGCCACCACCGCGAACCCGGAGCTGTCCGCCTCGCGGCTGATCGGCCGGGACGTCGAGGCGGTCACCGAGGACGGCTCCCCGCGCGCCGGTCTCACGATCGGCCTGTGGGAGCCGGGGACCCGCGCCCGGGTCGACGGGCGCGGCGACCCCGCGCATCGGGACGACAGCGTGCTCGCGTCGATCGACGAGGAGGCGGACGAGGAGGCCGATCAGGCCGGGGACCCGTCGGGCTCGGACTCGGGCGGGGGCGCCGCCCGGCGCGAGGACCCGCTGCGCCGCTCGGCGACCAGCGAGGCCGCGGCGCTGCTCGCCGACCTCGTCGAGCGCGAGGTGCAGACCCTCGTCTTCGCCCGCTCCCGCCGCGGCGCCGAGCTGATCTCCACCGGCGCCCAGCGCCTGCTCGGCCAGAAGGCGGAGAGGAGCGGCAACGGTGAGCTCGCGAGGCGTGCGCAGCAGGTCGCCGCCTACCGCGGCGGCTACCTCGCCCGCGACCGACGCGCGCTCGAGGACTCCCTGCGCTCCGGGGAGCTGCGGGCGCTCGCCTCCACCAATGCCCTCGAGCTCGGCATCGACATCGCCGGGCTCGACGCGGTGCTGGTCGCCGGCTGGCCCGGCACCCGCGCGTCGCTGTGGCAGCAGTTCGGCCGGGCCGGGCGGCGCCAGGACACCGGCGGCGGGGCGCTGGCGATGTTCGTGGCCCGCGAGGACCCGTTGGACACGTACGTCGTCCACCACCCCGAGACCGTGTTCGGCGCCGAGGTCGAGGCGGCCGTGTTCGACCCCGCGAACCCGTACGTGATGACCCCGCACCTGTGCGCCGCCGCGTCCGAGCTCGCCATCCGCGACGGCGAGGAGGAGATCTTCGGCCCCACCGCTCGGGACCTGCTGATGACCCTCGCCCGACGCGGCGTGCTCCGCTCCCGTCCCACCGGCTGGTACTGGACCCTCAGCGAATCCGCCCACGAACTCACCGACCTGCGCGGCAGCGGCGGGGAGCCGGTGCGGATCGTCGAGGAGAGCAGCGGCGTGCTGCTGGGCACCGTCGACTCCGCGAGCGCCCACACCCAGGTCCACGACGGCGCCGTGTACCTCCACCAGGGCACCAGCTACGTCGTCAACCACCTCGACGTCGACCAGGCCGTCGCCTTCGTGCACCGCGAGGACCCGCTGCACTCCACCCATCCCCTCGCCGCGTCCTCCCTGCGGATCCGCCAGGTGGACCGGGAGATCGACTGGGCGGACGGCGTGCGGCTCTGCTTCGGCACCGTGGACGTCACCGACCAGGTCACCGGCTACCAGGTCCGCGACGTGTACACCCAGGCCTTCCTCGCCGAGCACCCCCTGGACCTGCCTCCGCGCACCCTGACCACCAAGGCGGTGTGGTGGGTGATCCCGCGGGCGCGCACCGACGCCGCCGGGATCCCGTCCGACGAGCTGCCCGGCGCCCTGCACGCCGCCGAGCACGCCGCTATCTCGATGCTGCCGCTGCTGGCCACCTGCGACCGCTGGGACATCGGCGGACTCTCCGCCCTCCAGCACGAGGACACCGGGGAGCCGTCGATCTTCGTGTACGACGGGGCGCCGGGCGGCGCCGGCTTCGCCGAGCGCGGGGCCGACGACGCGGCCGCCTGGGTGCGCGCCACGGCCGACATGATCGCCGAGTGCTCGTGCGAGGCGGGCTGCCCCGCCTGCGTGGTCTCCCCGAAGTGCGGCAACGGCAACGAGCCCCTGTCGAAGTCGCAGGCCGCCGCACTGCTGGAGCTGCTGCACGAGTGA
- a CDS encoding DUF4244 domain-containing protein gives MSTTRTRLARVAVLGAAAPRSLGRRLRDETGASTAEYAITVLAACGFAAVLVALLASGEVRTLLMGIITSALSMGS, from the coding sequence ATGTCCACTACCCGCACCCGTCTCGCGCGCGTCGCCGTCCTCGGCGCCGCCGCACCCCGCTCGCTCGGTCGCCGGCTGCGCGACGAGACCGGGGCCTCGACCGCCGAGTACGCCATCACGGTGCTCGCGGCCTGCGGCTTCGCCGCCGTCCTGGTCGCGCTGCTCGCGTCCGGGGAGGTTCGCACGCTGCTGATGGGAATCATCACCTCGGCCCTGTCCATGGGGTCGTGA
- a CDS encoding Rv3654c family TadE-like protein: protein MSTGGASVLAWTGATTAMIAALSLLGAGTLAHARAGTAADLAALGGADALAVAHPYPCQVAAEVAERNGARLAHCEMREWDVLVSVEVDASPLPPATTRARAGPGPAELP from the coding sequence ATGAGCACCGGCGGCGCCTCCGTGCTGGCCTGGACCGGTGCGACCACCGCGATGATCGCGGCGCTGTCTCTGCTGGGCGCGGGGACCCTCGCCCATGCCCGGGCGGGGACCGCCGCGGACCTGGCCGCCCTCGGCGGGGCTGACGCCCTCGCTGTCGCCCACCCCTACCCCTGCCAGGTGGCCGCCGAGGTCGCCGAGCGCAACGGCGCCCGGCTCGCGCACTGCGAGATGCGGGAGTGGGACGTGCTGGTCAGCGTGGAGGTGGACGCGTCACCCCTGCCACCCGCCACGACCCGGGCACGAGCCGGTCCCGGACCCGCGGAGCTGCCGTGA
- a CDS encoding TadE family type IV pilus minor pilin: protein MPRSARSSRLRDDRGSATAETAIVLPVVVAMVVVLLLAGTGLGAQVRLEGAARGAARELARGEDPGAAADVARRIGGEGTAVSVSGDGQWVRVETSRTLRAPTGLLAGVSWTLTADAEARREPHLIEGGSP from the coding sequence ATGCCGCGGTCCGCCCGGTCGTCCCGTCTGCGGGACGACCGGGGGTCCGCCACCGCGGAGACAGCGATCGTGCTGCCCGTGGTGGTGGCGATGGTCGTGGTGCTGCTGCTGGCCGGCACCGGTCTCGGCGCCCAGGTGCGCCTGGAGGGCGCGGCGCGCGGGGCCGCCCGGGAGCTGGCCCGCGGCGAGGATCCAGGGGCAGCCGCGGACGTGGCCCGGCGCATCGGGGGCGAGGGCACTGCGGTGAGCGTCTCCGGGGACGGCCAATGGGTGCGGGTGGAGACGTCCCGCACCCTTCGCGCACCGACGGGCCTGCTCGCCGGAGTGTCCTGGACCCTCACCGCCGATGCGGAGGCCCGGCGGGAGCCTCATCTGATCGAGGGAGGCTCCCCATGA
- a CDS encoding heparan-alpha-glucosaminide N-acetyltransferase domain-containing protein: MSSAVLDRPEQAVPASRPTPRERLRALVSPPRITALDAARALAILGMVGAHVGNIPPFELGNPFSWLVVVNGNSALLFAVLAGISIALLTGRQRIPEVEELPRLRAGLLGRALVIFLIGLVLEMLGTSISVILTFYGVMYVLALPVLRWRPGRLLLLALPIALVGPLLSAAVEVFSLGGYGAGTSLVVTGVYGVTTWTPLMLLGMALGRLPLERKRVAAALAGIGAVLAIGATVLGSALFFLVMLFFPDYGGVVYNQSSSYSADFGESGSWVSTEYDPGTVPADSIDFTDMVCYPPMPGDPTVFCEPADYWTTGAWGTESSDDLTYVEVDAETGEILAVDSAGGADVQGWESYGDMLWEMDPAWRLGDSVISLEPHSGSTLEIFRSGGIALLVIGVLLLVARPLRWVLLPLSALGSMPLTAYSLHIVSVFLLAGPGGWIVDNRVWAVTAVALLLACTLWSALRGRGPLEELTARVSRRIARTVPAPAAVTAPDVGQTTADAASTTADIGAAPAPQPPRTDQPGATTPATRAWAATTWTPSTASPSTPSQETAPRSGTAPQGGMAPQQGTTPEAGTTPAEGAGTPPQ; this comes from the coding sequence ATGAGCAGTGCCGTGCTGGACCGCCCGGAGCAGGCGGTCCCTGCCTCGCGCCCGACACCGCGCGAGCGGCTGCGCGCCCTCGTCTCCCCGCCCCGGATCACTGCGCTGGACGCGGCACGGGCCCTGGCGATCCTGGGGATGGTCGGGGCGCACGTGGGGAATATCCCGCCCTTCGAGCTGGGGAACCCCTTCAGCTGGCTGGTCGTGGTCAATGGCAACTCCGCCCTGCTCTTCGCCGTCCTCGCCGGGATTTCCATCGCCCTGCTCACCGGCAGGCAGCGGATCCCCGAGGTCGAGGAGCTTCCGCGCCTGCGGGCGGGGCTGCTCGGGCGGGCGCTGGTGATCTTCCTGATCGGCCTGGTGCTCGAGATGCTCGGCACCTCCATCTCGGTGATCCTCACCTTCTACGGGGTCATGTACGTCCTGGCGCTGCCCGTGCTGCGCTGGCGGCCCGGCCGCCTGCTCCTGCTCGCCCTGCCGATCGCGCTGGTGGGGCCGCTGCTCTCCGCCGCCGTGGAGGTGTTCTCGCTGGGCGGGTACGGCGCCGGGACGAGCCTGGTGGTGACCGGCGTGTACGGCGTGACCACCTGGACACCGCTGATGCTGCTCGGCATGGCGCTGGGCCGGCTGCCGCTGGAGCGCAAGCGCGTGGCCGCCGCGCTCGCCGGGATCGGCGCGGTGCTCGCGATCGGCGCCACCGTGCTCGGCTCTGCCCTGTTCTTCCTGGTCATGCTCTTCTTCCCGGACTACGGCGGGGTGGTCTACAACCAGAGCTCCTCGTACAGTGCCGATTTCGGTGAGTCGGGGTCCTGGGTGTCGACGGAGTACGACCCGGGCACCGTGCCCGCGGACAGCATCGACTTCACCGACATGGTCTGCTATCCGCCGATGCCGGGCGATCCCACGGTGTTCTGCGAGCCCGCGGACTACTGGACGACGGGCGCCTGGGGGACGGAGTCCTCGGATGACCTGACGTACGTGGAGGTGGACGCCGAGACCGGCGAGATCCTCGCCGTCGACTCCGCAGGCGGGGCCGACGTCCAGGGGTGGGAGTCCTACGGGGACATGCTGTGGGAGATGGACCCCGCATGGAGGCTCGGCGACTCCGTGATCTCTCTCGAGCCGCACTCCGGCTCGACCCTGGAGATCTTCCGCTCCGGCGGGATCGCGCTGCTGGTGATCGGCGTGCTGCTGCTCGTGGCGCGGCCCCTGCGGTGGGTGCTGCTGCCGCTGTCGGCGCTGGGGTCGATGCCGCTGACGGCCTACTCCCTCCATATCGTCTCGGTGTTCCTGCTGGCCGGTCCCGGAGGCTGGATCGTCGACAACCGGGTGTGGGCGGTGACGGCGGTGGCGCTGCTGCTCGCCTGCACCCTCTGGTCGGCGCTGCGGGGACGCGGCCCGCTCGAGGAGCTCACCGCACGCGTCTCGCGTCGCATCGCCCGGACCGTGCCGGCCCCGGCCGCTGTGACGGCGCCCGACGTCGGTCAGACGACGGCGGACGCCGCCTCGACGACGGCGGACATCGGCGCGGCCCCTGCCCCTCAGCCGCCCCGCACCGATCAGCCCGGTGCCACGACCCCGGCCACAAGGGCCTGGGCGGCGACCACCTGGACTCCGAGCACCGCCTCGCCCAGTACCCCCTCGCAGGAGACGGCACCTCGGAGCGGGACGGCACCTCAGGGCGGGATGGCACCGCAGCAAGGCACGACGCCCGAGGCGGGGACGACGCCGGCTGAGGGCGCGGGAACGCCGCCGCAGTGA